TTGGTGTTGTACATCAGACTTAAAGGTATATGAGGTCCAAAATGAGATGATATGGATAGAATATTGTCACGGACGATCCTTATATTGATAATGGTGAATTAGATAATTGGATTTGAATATTGTTTAGTGTTTGAGTACGTATAGGTGAAGTTTTTGATGAGTTTGAAAGGTCGACTCTTTGGAAGATCATCTTTATAAACATCCCTACTTTATTTACTCTATAATCTATTATTAGTCTTTACCGTCTTTGCATGCCCACGTTACAGGAGCTACTACAGGTGCACTTACAGCGAGGATCAAGGATGCACAGCGAAAATGCAAGTGCAACGACAGACCCCATCGTTGTTTCTCGTCACTCACACAGGACGACACAGGTGCAAAACTTCCTCCTCGAGAACTGATGACGATGACACAGTCAAGCCTTCGGCTTCTCATATCACAGTCGAGCCATTCCTGCTGCGTTTTGATTCGGGAGATCATTATAAGAAGGAAGAGAATAAGAGTTATGTGAGGAAAGATATGGTTCAGACTTGGTCGGGGAAGCTGGAATCAGCAGATCCCACATTCCATGAATCTATGGAGAGCTCCTCGGCGATCGGCGGCATCGATTCATTGAGCTCAGTTGCGTTGGACATGGATTTCTCAGTATTCGATTTTGATGACATAGAGTACTAGTTTTTGTAGGTATTAGGAGAAGCACCAGCCTCGTCTAATCGATCGATAGGTTCTGCAATAAATTTAGGATGTTAGCAGGAGGAGAAAATCGAGACATAGTTCAATATCTGGTGTTGAATCGAAGATAATGATCTTCTAAATTGTCTGCTTTTCTAATGTTGGCAAGTGAAAGATGATGCTTGAATCTATCGATGTTGGTGACCACATCAAAAAGGACGTGAAATTATGTGCCTAATGTGTGGAGAACGATGTAACATAAAAGATATGAAAGGATAGATAGAAtaagtcaaaaagaaaaattaaaagtggACATGAGATAGGAACGATCGATGGAATAGTTTGCATTGAAGAGAGAAGATGAATGAGTAGAGGAAATAAAAGCTCAACGGGAGATAACAAATATACAAGGgactgtataggttgagagaaaatAGAAGATTGATGCAAATCATCGAAAGAAAAGAAGATCAAAGGGTATTAAAGATTCTATAAATATATtggagcctctctctctctcgtaaaaGCTTAGGTTTTTTACATTATTGATCATTCGATTACATTATAGTCCAAGGAGTAGAAAGATCTCAAAGATAATATCCATTACTAGAATAAAGTAGAAGATAGGTGAAATTACAGATAATGACTGCTCTTCTCAAATAACATAGAGAAGAAGAGTGAAGTTTAGATTAATACTAAACTCAAAATTAAGATAGCCAGTTTATGTTTTATTGGCTTTGCTGGTCATGAGAAGGTGAAAAATAAttacagacaaaaaaaaaaggtctcTTTTAgatttttgtcaaaaaatatcttatttttagaaattctctaataatattttttatattatattataatatctttATTAATACTAAAATATACTATATTATAGTATCTTTGTATtatgttaaaatattttttgatttttgttaaaaatactataacacagTATAAAAAACACTAtgcttataatattttataaaaaaattgtaaaaaatactatgttatattatttttacattatattataatatatttcttatattattaaaaatactataatataagaaaagaaaaaatattttaattattagatTAGAAAAGGTAttattataaatctaaaaataaaaatacttttcgagaataaataaaaagatttattttttttcaaaattcatcCAATGTAAAATAACATAAAACTTATATCAATTATGCTGTTTTTATCAGATTGAGAGGCTGGTACATCAAATCCGATAAGTATTTTATATTGGTGCTTCTTCGCCATCTTGTCTGAACCGAAACATCTCCATTAGACTCACAAAAGTTGTTTGCTCAATCTGCTGGTAAAAGGTAGATAGAAGTGATGCCATGATTAGGTTGACGATAACGAGGACAAAACGAAAATATAGTAAACGCTGGTCTTCGTTCAAACACTTGCAGTTTCCACACCATCTTCCATGCAAGTTAAGAATGGCCAATGCAGCGTTCAATGGGTGTGGCATGTGAACTTGTTCGCTCTTGTCCCCCATGAACTCTGGGTCTAAGAAACGCCTTCACACTAGTGTGTATTCCCTCGCACCTGCATCATCGGAGATTACTCCAACCATAGCTTATCCTCTTCTTCACCTGCTACTGATTTATTTACTCCATTCTACTTTCACTCTTGCACCTACTCATGGCGCAATTAACTCCCATAGATACAGAGAGCGGCATGAGCACCCAATGCAGCCAGCACACATTAGCTTCTAAGATAGCCATTGATAGGGAATATTTCGACATCACTCGAGCGATGACAGTTGATAGCCAT
The window above is part of the Musa acuminata AAA Group cultivar baxijiao chromosome BXJ1-1, Cavendish_Baxijiao_AAA, whole genome shotgun sequence genome. Proteins encoded here:
- the LOC135587596 gene encoding probable WRKY transcription factor 67; translated protein: MENSLIIDSVIQEMEHAFDLTKKLQSLVELGSCSDRLKELVRVLKDDLQQIVRSRKKDVKPQKKRMASLDVPIRVDRRSLSARREITATPFDHDHQWRKYGEKKITGCIFSRSYYRCTYSEDQGCTAKMQVQRQTPSLFLVTHTGRHRCKTSSSRTDDDDTVKPSASHITVEPFLLRFDSGDHYKKEENKSYVRKDMVQTWSGKLESADPTFHESMESSSAIGGIDSLSSVALDMDFSVFDFDDIEY